In Deltaproteobacteria bacterium, the genomic stretch AACTATCCGAACGCGGGGGTCGGCGCAGCAGCAAGGAGATCGCGGGCGTCGCGATGGTCATGCCGCTGGGCGAGATCGATGGTGGCAACGGTTGGTGGAGCGGAGCTGGGGTGATGGCAATGGCGAGTGGAAAAAAGATCTTGGGGGCCGCGGCGCTGGCATTGGTGGTCGGCGCTGCGGTGGTGACGATCGATGCGACGAGCGCGGCGCGGACCGATCCCGAAGCCGCGGTGGTCTCGGCGCCGCACAAGCCGTGGCGGCGATCGGAGTCGTCCACGGCGGAGGTACAGCGCGCACGCGAACGCGCGGCCGATGCGCCGCAAGCACCGGCGCAGCCGGGACGCCAGCCCATGATCTCCAGTCGGCGCGACCTCGAGGTGTCCCAGCTCGGCGTGCGAACCACCATCAATCTGGCCGGTGGTGGCTCGCAGATCGCCGCCTTCCGCTCCGAGGATGGTTCGAGCGTCGAGTTGCGCACCGACGATCCCGCCGATCTCGCGCGAGCGCACGCGAAGTTCCCGCTGCGGCGGTCGCGATCGCTGCGCGGCCGCGTGCTCGACGTCGGCGGCAACGCAGTTCCCGGCGCATTCGTCGTCGCAGGCGGCGTGCGCTTCGACCTCGCCGATGCGCAGGAGCCCCATGTCGTGGCCGACGCGGCGACCCGAGCCGACCAGGACGGCGCATTCGAACTCGCGGTGGCCGAGCTCACCGACGTGGTCGCGTTCACCGACGCCTGCATGTCGCCGCCATCGGCGCTGGCACCGGGTCGAACGGTCACGCTCACCGTCTCGTGCGCGACGAGCCTGAGCGGTCGCATCGTCCGCGGCAAAGACGGGTTCGCTGGACGCATCGAGCTGTTCGCACCGCAGCGCACCGACACGGCATTCATCGCGCTCGAGACCGATGGTGACGGCCGGTTCGAGGTCCGGCCGGCGCCGTTCGGCGCGCTGCTTGCCGACGTGTCGGCGACGAGTGCGGGCGACGACATCCTCGGCCGTCCGATGCGTCGCGAGCTGGCCGTGATCGAAGGCGAGGCGAACGAGGTCGAGCTGGCGCTCGATCCGGGCCTCACGCTGTTGCTCTCGGCCGATCTGCGCGCCGCCCCCACGGGGTTCGCAATGGTCACCCATGTGCTCGCCGATGGGCACCACGCGTTCGCGACCGCCGAGCAGATCGAGGCCCTCGCCGTGCGTGTCGGGGAGCAGGCCGTGCGCATGCGGAGCTTTGGTGGCGCGGCGCCGCAGGCCGACCTCGGGCGCACCACCCAGTTCGACGATCTCGCGGCCGGGCCCTACACTGCCTGCGTGTCGCTCGACGACGGCGCACCGGTCTGCCGCACCGTCGAGCTCAGCCCCGAGCGCGAGGTCGAACCGGTCGTGATCGAGCTGTGATCGAGCTGCGATCGATCTGCGCCACCTCGCCTGGGGTCGACGATGGCGTGCACGATGCGTTCGTGGTGGTCGAGACCGACGCACATCCGTGCGGCGAGCAGCAGCGGCACCGCGAGCGCGCTCTCGACGGGGATTCGGCGCAGGGGCGGAGCTCGGAGCCATCCCCCGACGTGTCGAGCGCGTGACGCTGCGAGCACGCGCGCGACGGATGCATCACGGCCGGTCTTCGACGCGCAGCACCACGCCGGCGTCGCCCAGCGCGAACACCCGCCCGCGACCGTCACCGAAGACATGGCGCAGGCTGCGTTGCTCCGGCGCGACCGCGGTCCACGTGAGGCCGTCGTCGCGGGATCGCATGAGCCCGGCGGCGCCGGTGATGAACCACTCGCCGCGGGTCGCGTCGGCGTACACGCCCGTCCAGGGCTCGGTCGTTCCGGTCGCGGCGGGCGACCAGGTCTTGCCGTCGACCGAGCGCAGCACCATGCCGTGTTCGCCGACGGCGATCGCGAGCACCGAGCCCGCGGCCGAGCGACCGATGAAGCCGCCGTACAGGTACTCCGTGGTGCCGGCGTCCTGGCGCGACCAGGTCTTGCCGCGATCGGGACTGCGCAGGATGACGCCCTGGCCACCGACCACGAGCAGCTCGTCGCCGAGGCCCGAGATGTCGAAGCGGTTGCCGTCGTCGCGCCGAAGCAGCTTGCCCAGGGGTGTGCGCTTCCAGGTCTTGCCGCCGTCGAACGACGAGCGCAGCACGTCGCGATCGATGCCGTGGATCGCCCGCGCATCGCCCCACAGCGACCAGCAGCAGTCGCCGCGCGCAGGGTCGACGACCTTGGTCCAGCGCGTGCCGTCGTCGGTGCCCCGCCACACGCTGCCCTCGCCCGCGACGATGATCGCGTCGTCGGGGGTGACCACCACGTCGGTGCAGCACGCGACCAGGCCGCGACGATCCGTGCCCGGCGACAGCAGCTCCCAGGTGCCATCGCGGCCGCGCAGCACCGCGTGGGCGAGGGCCGCGTAGATGGTCGCGCCATCGGCCGACAGCGCCCCGCCCCACAGCGGCTCGCGCGCGCCGCCGTCGAGCAGCGCCCAGCTCTCGCCCTGATCCATCGAGTGCATCAGTGCGCCCGAGTCGCCCGCCGCGAACACCTCGCCGTCGGCCGCGACCCACAGCGCGCGTTTGGCCAGGCTGTACGGCGCCTGCATCTGCGCGCTCTGCTCGGAGCTGGCCCAGCTTGCGCCACCGTCGATCGAGCTGAGCACGTCGTAGCCGTCGCCGGCGAGCAGCACGCGCGGGCGATCGCTGCCGGGACGCGGAATCGTGGCGATGACCGGCGGGCCGATGAGCCGCGTCGACAGGTCCTGCCACAGTTCCACCCGCGATGGCGTGCGTCCGAGCGCCACGAATAGGTCCGGCCGATGCGGGTGGGTGTTGCGGCCTGTGATCACGAATCCACTCGCATCGACGTGCAGGTGCTCGAAGTGATCGTGCGGCGGCGCGGCGCGGGCGATCGCTCGCCACGACGCGCCGTCGTCATCGGTGACCCACAGCAGGCGCGAGACCAGCACCCACAGCTCGCCGGTGCGGTTCGAGCCGAGCCCCTCGACCGCCGCATCGGCGAACGTCAGCGCGCGGAGCTGCTCGGCTTCGGTCGGTTCGCGGGGTGGCAGCAGGATGTCGTCGCGGGGCATGCCCCGGAAGCGATCGCGACCACGATCGCGATCGTCGGCGAGCGGCGGCAACGAGGGCATCGCGACCGCGCGCCAGGTGTCGCCGCCGTCGTCGCTGCGAACGATCGTGCCGGCGGCACCGCCCGCGAAGATCTGCGACCCGTTGCCGGCCAGGTGTGCGAGCGCGTTCTTCGTGCCGGTGCCGAGCGCGGTCCAAGTCGCACCGGCGTCGGTCGACCGCAGCACAGTGCCCGCGTCACCGGCGACGAAGAACGCGCCCGACGGTGCCCGCCACGCGGCCGAGAGTGTCGCGGTGGTGTCGACCGGGACCACCGTCCAGTGAACGCCGCGATCCTCGGAGCGCACGATCGTGCCGCCGGCACCGACGGCGATCACCTGCCCCACATCGTCACCCGTGATCCCGCCGAAGCGCGCAGTCGTCAGCGCGGGATGCAGCCGCGTGACCTCGGCACGGACTGCGGGCGCGAGCACGGGTGCGACCACCGGCGTGGGCGTAGCGACCCGCGGATCCGCGCCGGGCTCCGCGACCGGATCCGCGCCGGGCTCCCGCGGCGCAATCGCAGGCGCCTCCCCACTCGAGCACGCGAGCAGTGTCGCAAGTGCGAGCGCGATACGGCGGCCGATCGCCATCGCCCGAGCGTAGCAGCCGGCATGCGCCCGCGGTACGCCCGGCCGTTCCCGCCGCACGTCAGGCTGGGTTCAGCACGATGTCATCGATGCGCGAGCCCTCGAACTGCTCGCGCGGCGCGGCCAGAGCAGCTGGACCTCGTCGTGCGCGAGGCCGAAGGCCGCGGCTGGCTCACCACGCTGTGCGAGGGCCTCCGCACGGCGACGGTCCGCGTGGGCGAGCCGACGGACACACCCGATCCGCGTCATCGACGTGCGCGTCGCTCATCGCGGGCTCGACCGCTTGCCCGGGGCGGTGCCGTTCTGCACCGGGGCGTCGGCGACCGCAAACGCCCCGGGCTCGAGGGCCTCGCCGCGATCGAGCGCGTCGCGGACCACGGCGAGGACCTGCTCGTCCCGCGCTCGCTGTGCGTCGCTGCGCTTGCGCAGCGAAGCGACCGGGCCGGCCACCCGAGGATTTCTCGCGAGCGCATCGGCATGTCGAGCCATGAACGCCCAGTACAGCGGCGTGATCGGGCAGTCGCGCTTCGGATCGAAGGCACATCCGTCGCAGTAGTCGCTCATCTTGTGGATGTACGCGGCGCCGCAGACGTAGGGCTTGGTCGTCATCAGTTCGCCGACCGCGAACGATCCCATCGCGAGCACGTTCGGCTCGACGACCCAATCGAATGCGTCGACGTAGGCGGCCCAGAACCAGTCGGTGAGCTCGCGCGGGCTCACGCCCAGGAGCGTCGCGAAGTTGGCGAGCACCATGAGGCGTGTGATGTGATGGCTCCACCCGTCGCGCCAGACATCGGCGACGACGCCGTCCAAGCAAGCGAGACCCGACCTGCCTCCCCAGTACGCCGGCGGCAACCCTGCGCTCGCGCCGAGCGTCGAGGGCGAGGCGCCGCCATCCACCCGTGAGTCCCGCGTTGGCCACGGCTCGCCCCGCCACCGCGCGAAGCCACCGTCGCCGGCACCGGGATCGATCGCATGCGCCGTCGCGGTGCGGCGAAAGCCATCGGTCTCGCAGTGCACGTGGCGCACGAACTCGCGCCAACCGAGGATCTGCCGCACGAAGCCCTCGCGGCACGAAAGCGGCAAGCGATCGTCGGTCGCCACCTCCGCGACGACCCGCGCCGGCAGCAGGCGATGCACGTTGAGCAGCGGCGAGATCCGGGTGTGGAACAGCCCGGCCGAAGTCGTGCTCATCGCATCTTCGAACGGCCCGAAGTGCGGCAGGCACTCGCGCTTCGCCCACGCCCACATGCGCTCGGCATCCGCGGCCGTCGTCGGCCATGCGCCGATGTCGAGCGTGCCTGGATGGTGTGCGAATCGCTCATGGACGAGCGCTTCGACCTCCTTGCTGATCGCGTCGGGCTCGAATCGCGGCAGCGTGGGTGACGGCGGCTCGCCGCGCCAAGGCCGGCGATTCTCCGCATCGAAGCTGTACTTGCCGCCGACGGGCTTTCCACCCTGCATGAGCAACCCGCTCGCCTGGCGCACGTGTCGATAGAACGCATCCATGCGCCACGGCGGCTGGGGCTGCGCGCGCAGGAAGTCCGCGCGCGACGTGAGCCACCCTGCATGCGGCACGCTGTGAATCCGCCCGCCGTCGACGAGCGGGGCGAGCTCGGCACGGAGCTCGCGTTCGGCCGCTTCCATCATCATCAGTGGCGCACTGCGGCGAAGTGCGTCGGTCTCGTCGAGAAATCGCGCCAGCGCGTCGGCGTACCCGCCGGACGCGACGAGGTAGCGCACCGCGACCCCACGCCGCGCTTGCTCGAGCGCGAAGTGTCGCTGGTTGGCGAGCACGAACCCGAGCTTCGCCTTGTGGTACGGCCGTCGCGCGGCCTTGTGTGGCGCCTCGATCAGCACGAGCCCGAGCTCGCGCGGATCGGTCTGCGCCAGTGGCCCCACGTCCGCGGTGAGCTGATCGTAGGGCGCGTAGATCCAGCGCCGGCCGCTCGGGTCCACGGATGCAGTGGCGAGCGCGTGCAAGAACTCTCTCATGGGCTTCGTTGTACGCCGGTTCGTCGTACGCCGCGTCGTGCCGACGTCGGCCTGCGCTGGCCGCGATCACGGCGGAGTTCGAGGCCGAGGTCCGACGGACGAGCGTGACGAGCTGCGACGCCTTCGCCGCGAGGGCGGCGGTGGACGATCATGAAGCCTGGGCGAAATCCCAGGCTTCGCCGCTGCGCAGTGTCATTTCCTGCGGCTTTCGCCCGCTGTGCCCTACGCAGATCGCTCGATGCGACACGCACCTCCGCGGCCGCACGCATCGGCACCGTCGCTCACAGCAAAGCCGGCAACCCCCGAATTGGGGCGGAACTTCGCGCCCGGGATTCGCAACGCTCTGGTCGACGACGATGACCACGCGCGCTCGATCCACGCTCCTCGCTGCTCTCGCTTCGCTCGCCCTCGCTTCGTGTGACGAAGGTGAAGGGCGAGGTTCTGCCGGTGGCGTTGGTGTCGGCATCGACGACGCATCGCCAGGCGACGATCTCTCGTCGCGTGATCTCGACGGCGTGTTCGAGGCGATCGCCGACGAGTACGACGTGCCGATGCCCCTGCTGCAGGCAATCGGCCACGTGGAGACGCGCTGGGAGATGATCGAGGGCGCCGAGGAGATCGACGGGCGCGAGGTCGCGTTCGGCATCATGGGCATGCGTGGTGCGCGGCTCGACGAGGCCGCCGATCTCGCGGGGCTCGATCCCGAGAGGGTGAAGTCCGATCGCGTCGCGAACATTCGCGCCGCGGCGGCATGGCTCGACGAGCGCGCGACCGAGAAGCAGATCGAAGATCGCAGCGACATCGGCGCGTGGGCCGACGTCGTCGCCGAGTGGAGCGATCTGCCGCAAGAGTGGGCGAAAGCCGCGTACGTCTACGTCGAGGTCTATCCGCGCATGCGCGAAGGCGCGATCGAGGTCGACGACAACGGCGATGTCCGTGGCGAGCTCGAGCCCATCGAGGTCTACCCCAACTTCACCGTGCCGCCGCCGGAACCGGCACTGCAGGCCGGTCCCGACTACGAGCTGTCGCTGTGGCGGCCGTCGCCGAACTTCAGCTCGCGACCGGCCGGCAACGCAGGCAAGCGCGCGATGATCATCATCCACACCTGCGAAGGTGCGTATGTCGGCTGCTACTCGTGGCTCGCCAACGCGCAGTCGGGCGTGAGCGCGCACTACGTCGTCAACTCGACCGGCTCGGAGATCACCCAGCTCGTCAACGAGTCGAAGAAGGGCTGGCACATCAGCGCGAGCTACAAGTGCTCGCTCAACGACAACCACGACTGCGGGCGCAACGGCAGCAGCAGCAACAACTTCACCGTCGGCATCGAGCACGCGGGCTTCGGCAATCAGGCGTCGTGGGATCCGGGCCTGATCGATGCTTCGGCGCGGCTCGTCTGCAACATCGCACGCGACAACGGCATCCCGATCGACGACGTGCATGTCGTCGGTCACGGTCGGCTGCAGCCGCACAATCGCACCGACCCCGGCCCGAACTGGCCGTGGCAGGAGTACCTCGAGCTCGCGCGGGCGCACTGTGACGAGACCCCCGAGCCGGAGCCGATGCCGGAGCCCGATCCGGATGCGGGTCCCGGCCCGGTACCGACCGAGATCCTCATCGACAGCAGCAACACGAACAACGATCAGGACCTGGGCTGGGTCGCGATGAGCGACCAGTGGACGGTGACCAGCGCGACCGCGGGCTTCCACGGCACGAGCTACGCATTCGGCAGCACGACCGCCGGCTCGGATCCGGCGACGTTCTGGTTCCACCTGCAGCAGGCGACGACGCGCACGATCGACGCATGGTGGACCGCCGGCACCAACCGCACCACCGCTGCGAAGTTCACCGCGTTCGACGCCAGCGGCGTCCAGGTCGGCACCACGTCGGCCGACCAGACCAAGAACGGCAAGCAGTGGAAGACCCTCGGCACGTTCCAGTTCTCCGCGGGCTGGAACAAGATCCAGCTGTCGCGTACCAACCTCGGCAGCAAGGTCGTGATCGCGGACGGCATCCGCGTCCGCTGAGCTGCGGAAGGCGCCGGCGGTCCCGACGGCTACATGGAAGCCGTGCTCGTGGAGACGATGCGCGCGAACGCGGCGAGCATCGGCGCGAACCTCACGGGCTCCTCGCAGCGACACATCTCACCTGACAACCTCGCGCATGGGGTCGTGAGGCCGACTTGCGAATGCGCCATGGTAGTTCAACGCCCTGGAGGCGTTGGCGTGAGGATGAGACGAATGGTCCGTGCGTGCGCGCGGCGTTGCTTCGCCGTCGCCCAGGTGTCGACCATCGGCTGCGCGTCGATGCGACCGTCGGCGACGCCGTGGGCGACGAGCCCCTGCACGATCGACCTGGCCTCGGCTTCGACCTCGGCTTCGCCGACGCCCGCGGTTCTCACGTGGACGCCCACGCCGAGTCGGGGATGCGCCCGCAGGAAGTCAGCTGCCCGTGCGAGCGCGCGCTCGGAGGCGGCGGTCGGGCCGCCACCGACTGTCGTGACCGAGAGCGGCGTTTCGAAGACGAGCTCCTTGCGCATCCGGTCGACGGCGACTCCTACTTTGCCCCCCGGTTCGGGACAACCGTCGGTATCGTCGTGGCCGTCGTAGGTCTCGCCAGCGTCCGGGCAAGCATCGTCGAGCACACCAAATCCGTCGCGATCGGTGTCGGCGTCGACGTCCGCCGTCGTCGCGATCCAGTGCAACGAATGCCCCTCGCCGCTCAGCCGGGCATCTCCCACCAGCAGGCCGACGATCTGGTTGTTGCGGCAGTGCGAGCACCAGCGCAGCTGTGGCACGGCACAGCGCTCGATGCCGAGCAGCCCGGCGACCCCGCCGGCGCTATCCAGCGCCCAGCGCAGCTCGGCACGACCGTCGAGTTCGTGGGCGTCGCGGCACTGGCCGGCGCTGCAGTCTTGCACGAGCACGCGATAGTCCGTGTGCATGGTGCCGAGCAACGCCTCGGGATCGTCGCAGGCGATCGCCCGGGCCAGGGGCTCGCACACCGCCGGGGCTGAACCG encodes the following:
- a CDS encoding RNA polymerase sigma factor — protein: MEARDIATTVEAARRGDATAFAALVEAHRAGVRAVAYAHTGDANLSDEIVQETFVVAWHRLAAIGDPSRIGGWLRGVARRLARRRSKRRTHEPLVTDVVDDRVGDPIAKLEARELLMRTLMRMPAAYREPLILFHATGEPTRRIAEILGITVDAAEQRLRRGRAALAKEVERLLGDELSERGGRRSSKEIAGVAMVMPLGEIDGGNGWWSGAGVMAMASGKKILGAAALALVVGAAVVTIDATSAARTDPEAAVVSAPHKPWRRSESSTAEVQRARERAADAPQAPAQPGRQPMISSRRDLEVSQLGVRTTINLAGGGSQIAAFRSEDGSSVELRTDDPADLARAHAKFPLRRSRSLRGRVLDVGGNAVPGAFVVAGGVRFDLADAQEPHVVADAATRADQDGAFELAVAELTDVVAFTDACMSPPSALAPGRTVTLTVSCATSLSGRIVRGKDGFAGRIELFAPQRTDTAFIALETDGDGRFEVRPAPFGALLADVSATSAGDDILGRPMRRELAVIEGEANEVELALDPGLTLLLSADLRAAPTGFAMVTHVLADGHHAFATAEQIEALAVRVGEQAVRMRSFGGAAPQADLGRTTQFDDLAAGPYTACVSLDDGAPVCRTVELSPEREVEPVVIEL
- a CDS encoding cryptochrome/photolyase family protein — its product is MREFLHALATASVDPSGRRWIYAPYDQLTADVGPLAQTDPRELGLVLIEAPHKAARRPYHKAKLGFVLANQRHFALEQARRGVAVRYLVASGGYADALARFLDETDALRRSAPLMMMEAAERELRAELAPLVDGGRIHSVPHAGWLTSRADFLRAQPQPPWRMDAFYRHVRQASGLLMQGGKPVGGKYSFDAENRRPWRGEPPSPTLPRFEPDAISKEVEALVHERFAHHPGTLDIGAWPTTAADAERMWAWAKRECLPHFGPFEDAMSTTSAGLFHTRISPLLNVHRLLPARVVAEVATDDRLPLSCREGFVRQILGWREFVRHVHCETDGFRRTATAHAIDPGAGDGGFARWRGEPWPTRDSRVDGGASPSTLGASAGLPPAYWGGRSGLACLDGVVADVWRDGWSHHITRLMVLANFATLLGVSPRELTDWFWAAYVDAFDWVVEPNVLAMGSFAVGELMTTKPYVCGAAYIHKMSDYCDGCAFDPKRDCPITPLYWAFMARHADALARNPRVAGPVASLRKRSDAQRARDEQVLAVVRDALDRGEALEPGAFAVADAPVQNGTAPGKRSSPR
- a CDS encoding N-acetylmuramoyl-L-alanine amidase, with product MFEAIADEYDVPMPLLQAIGHVETRWEMIEGAEEIDGREVAFGIMGMRGARLDEAADLAGLDPERVKSDRVANIRAAAAWLDERATEKQIEDRSDIGAWADVVAEWSDLPQEWAKAAYVYVEVYPRMREGAIEVDDNGDVRGELEPIEVYPNFTVPPPEPALQAGPDYELSLWRPSPNFSSRPAGNAGKRAMIIIHTCEGAYVGCYSWLANAQSGVSAHYVVNSTGSEITQLVNESKKGWHISASYKCSLNDNHDCGRNGSSSNNFTVGIEHAGFGNQASWDPGLIDASARLVCNIARDNGIPIDDVHVVGHGRLQPHNRTDPGPNWPWQEYLELARAHCDETPEPEPMPEPDPDAGPGPVPTEILIDSSNTNNDQDLGWVAMSDQWTVTSATAGFHGTSYAFGSTTAGSDPATFWFHLQQATTRTIDAWWTAGTNRTTAAKFTAFDASGVQVGTTSADQTKNGKQWKTLGTFQFSAGWNKIQLSRTNLGSKVVIADGIRVR